Part of the Candidatus Krumholzibacteriia bacterium genome, GCGCGGGTGCCGCCGGCACACCGACGCGGAACATGCCCACGTCCCGCGATCGCGCCGACGCTCGTTCGGACCCTACCGTTCCGACGTGGAACATCCCCAGCCCACCGAGCCCCAGCCCACCGAGCCCCGACCCATCGAACCCGAACCCAGCAACCCCAACCGCCTACCCCCCGCCCCCGATCTTCCGCACCAGCTTGCGGACCATGTTCTTGGGCAGCATGTCGTCGGCGATCGCGACCAGGCGCTGAGTGACGTGCAGCAGGTCCTCGTCGCCGGCCCAGTGTTCCTGGGCGATCTCGCCGTAGCCGGCGTTCAGCACGGAGTTCAGCGCGTAGGCCGCGAGGGCGATGTCGTCGAGGTAGCCGACGGGGCCGAGCAGGGCCTCGGGCATGAGGTCGATGGGTGCGATGAAGTACGCGACGGCGATCCCGAGCTTGG contains:
- a CDS encoding DUF1232 domain-containing protein, producing the protein MTTTGGTPRQEDFYQRLRQRIRKWVEREGRNHEHAEVLLYAPDLFHVLVRLTLDDRVPSKEKTKLGIAVAYFIAPIDLMPEALLGPVGYLDDIALAAYALNSVLNAGYGEIAQEHWAGDEDLLHVTQRLVAIADDMLPKNMVRKLVRKIGGGG